AGCAACCTCGACGCAAAGCTCAGGGTGGCGATGCGCGCCGAGATAAAGAAGCTCCAGACGAAGCTGAACGTCACGACGATATACGTTACCCACGACCAGGTTGAGGCAATGACCATGGGAGACAGGATAGCTGTTATGAACCAGGGGAGGCTCCTTCAGGTAGGACCCCCCACGGAGGTTTACCTGAAGCCGAACTCGGTCTTCGTGGCAACTTTTATCGGCGCACCTGAGATGAACCTGCTGGACGCCAGCCTTGTGGAAAGCGGGGGCATAGTCCTCGAAGGGGACGGCTTCAGGATACCCCTGCCCGAGGATTTCAGGGATATACTCCTTGACTACCTTGGGAAGGATGTTCTGGTGGGCATAAGGCCGGAGCACATGACAGTGAAGGGGGTATCCACCCTGGAGCACGTGACCAGGAGCGTCGAGATAGACGGAGTCGTCGATTTCATTGAGGCCCTTGGGACGGACACCATAGTGCACGCCAAGGTCGGTGGGAACATCATCAAGATAAAGCTGCCCGGACATATACCATTACCCATCGGGGAAAAGATTAAAATAGAGATCGACCTTGACAACCTTCATATCTTCGACAAGGCCACTGAAAAAGCGATAATCTGAGGCCTGCCTATGGAGGAGAAGGAGATAAAGTCCCTGCTCAAGGAGCTCGGCCTGAACGAGTACGAGGTTAGGGCGTACCTTACCCTCATCAGGAACGGCCCCCTCACGGCGGGGGAACTCGCGACGCTCTCAAAGGTTCCTCAGCCCAGAATATACGACGTGATAAGAACGCTCATGGCCAAGGGCTTCGTGACAACGAGTCAGGGACGGCCGAAGCAGGTCATTCCCCTCAGTCCCGACAGCGTCATGGATGCCATAAAGAGGCGCTACGATGAAAAGATAGAGACTCTCAAGGCCGCCCTGGAGAAGCTCTACACCCCCCGTGGGGAAATCGGAAGCGTCACGGTGGTCAAGAGCAGGATAACCCTGGAGGAATACATCAGGCGGGCGATAAAGAACAGCAGGTTTCATCTCAGCATTGCAGTGCCTATGGAGCTCCTCGACAGGCTTAAGGACGACCTCGGCGTGAAGAGGGACTCCGTGAGGATAAACCTCTTCGTTTACGGCGAGGGTGAGGTGTCCCCCATCGCGACAGAAATCCGTATGCGTGAAGTTCCTGACCCCATAATCATAATTCAGGACAGGGACATGGGCATATACCTCCCCTACGAGGCGTTAACTGCCGGCAGTTCCCTCCATGGCTACGGGCTGGTCATACACGACAACAACCTCCTCTTCATGCTTGACCGCTACTTCTACCATGCCCTCTGGCCAACGGGTAGGGTCGTTTACAGGGAGGAGCGGGCACTCAGGCTCCCGAGGGAGTACATCCACATAAGGGAGCTTGTTTCAGACCTGCGGCGGTTCAGCATTCAGAATGCTAAGGTTGAGGTTTTTGGCCGCTTCGTTCGTTCGGGAGAACCGGTTCATCTCGTGGGGAGGATCGTTGAGTTCTACGAGGACGAGGGCAAAGTTATCTCGAACATAACGGTGGAAACTGAAGATGGTGAGAGGCACGTGGTGGGTGGCTGGAACGCCTCCCTGGAGGACATAGAGGCCGAGCGCATTATCCTCTTTGAGTGAACTCTTTTGCAGGGGGAGGGAGATGGACGCCAGAACGGCCGCACTGGACATCATGAGGGCAGCCATTGAAAGCTCCGATCCCTACCGGGCGGTGAGGAGGGGCATTAACTTCGATGGGAACCGCCTGACAGTCTCTGGTGAGGAATTTCCCCTGTCCGGGAAGGTCTACCTCCTCGCCTTCGGCAAGGCCGCGTGCTCCATGGCAAGGGCCGTCGCCGACCTCCTCGGGGAGCGCATCGAGGAGGGAGTGATAATCACCAAGTACGGCTACGCCGAGAACTGTCCCAGGACGGAAAGACTGAGGATCATCGAGGCCGGCCATCCCGTTCCGGACGAGAACTCCCTTTTGGGTGGAAAGCTCGGCCTCAAACTGGCCGGAAAGGTTGGAGAGGATGACGTTCTCCTTGTCCTTATCTCAGGCGGCGGTTCTGCGCTCTTCCTCCTCCCCGAGAGAGGGATAACCCTGGAGGACAAGATCAGGACGAACGAGCTTTTACTCAAAAGCGGTGCCAAAATATACGAGATAAACACCGTGAGAAAGCACATCTCGGCCGTCAAGGGCGGCAAGCTGGCGAAACGCGTTAGGGGGACTGTGATAAGCCTCATCCTCTCGGACGTCGTGGGCGACCCGCTTGAGGCCATAGCATCGGGCCCGACCGTGAAGGACCCCACCACCTTCCGGGACGCCTTCAGAATCCTGGAGCTCTACGGCGTCTGGGAGAAGCTGCCGGAGAGCGTTAAGAGGCACATCGAGCTGGGACTCAAAGGGAAGGCCGAGGAGACCCTCAAGGAAGACCTCCCAAACGTCCACAACTTCATAGTCGGAAGCGGCAGGATGGCGTGTGAGGCGGCGCTGGCGAAAGCTAGGGAACTCGGCTACAACGCCCTGCTGCTAACCACGACCCTTGAAGGCGAGGCCAGGGAGGTGGCACTCGCGGTGGGCTCGATAGTCCAGGAGGTAGCCAGATACGACCGCCCGGTTCCAAAGCCGGCCGTCCTCATAGCCGGCGGCGAGTGGACGGTGACGATTGAAGGAGAAGCCGGCCTCGGCGGGCCAAACCAGGAGTTCGCCCTGAGCGTTGCCAGGAAGATAGCCGGGCTGAATGCAGTTGTTTTGGCCGTCGATACCGATGGGACGGACGGGCCTACCGATGCAGCAGGTGGTATCGTCGATGGAAAGACGTTGGAAGAACTTAAGAAAGCTGGAATCGACGTCGAGGAAGCCCTGAAGAGGCACGACGCCTACCGGGCGCTGGAAAGAGTGGGTGCGCTCCTCAAGACCGGGCCTACCGGGACGAACGTGAACTCGCTGGTGATAGCGGTCATACGAGATCCCGCCACTCTCTCTGGAAATACAGAATCATGAGGGCGAGGATTATCACCGGAGTGCTCACCAAAAGGAGCGCCGCGAAAACCCTGATGTCTTTGGTGTTTGAATATTTCCTGGAAGGTTTTTACAACGGGTATGAGATAAAGCATTCCAGCGAGCAGAGAGGCCGTTCTGTGGGCCCTTTTATTTTTCTTGAAAATCATAATCTTCTCCCCGTGTCTGATTGCGACTTTGGAGTTTCCAGGAATTAATCCGAGGGTCAATATCAGGAGAGTTAGTGCGAAGATGTATGGGTTTAACCACAGGAGAACTCCGCCGAGGAGGGCAAGGCCCAGGAGCGATGTGATGTTCAGGCCGATGGTTCTCTGGAGTTTGACATTCCTGCTCAGTGGATCCGTGAGGTGCAGTCTTATCCTTCTGGCGACGGATTTCCTGCTTCCCTCCAGCGATATAACCCTTCTGCCGGGGATTGGGATCTTCAGGGGAACCGTTGAAGCTATTAGAAAGCTCTTCTCTGAAAAGTCGATCAGATAAAAGTGGGTCTCGTAGCGTTCTTTGATATATCTCGGCGCGTAGCCCCAGATTTCCCCATTCGCGCCTTGAATGTAGTGTACAAATCTCAGCCTGAGTAAGGTTTCCTTCACTCTCTGGGCGTCGTCATCGTCGAGGGGAATGATCCTCTCAAACCTTACTTGCATAGGTGTCCTTATGATTATGCCTTTTTATAGTTATCGCGGGAAAAGCGATAAATACGGGCGTGTGGAATCAGTACGGGTGAAATCATGAACCGCGTTCCACGAAGGGAGCTCGTGAGAAAGGGCTGGCACGTCCTCCCGGGAATCCTCGGGGCCCCAATAATAGTGTTCACCCCGAAGTGGGTTACGCTCGTCGTCGTCTGGTTCTTTGCCTCTCTCTACACGCTCCAGCACCTCAAGCTCCTCCGCGGCTGGAATCTTACCGTACCCATAGCCGACCTGAGCTACAGGACGATGGCGAGGGAGGACGAGGCAGACAACTACCTCGGCAGCTTCCTCTTTTGGGTCACCGCGGGGATAATCTGCACGGTCTTTCCGAAAATAGCGGCCCTCTCGGCGCTGTGGGTTTCGACCTTCGGAGACTGCTGCAACGCCATAGCCGGCCAGCTCCTCGGCGGACCGAGAATCCCGTGGAACCAGAGAAAGACCCTCATTGGGAGCATCGTAATGCTCGCGGTCTCATTGATTGCGCTCCGGGCAAGCCACTGGGTTCTCAATCTTGACGCTTCCCCTGCCCTCCTGGTGGGAATCGGGCTGGTCGCTACCTTCCTCGAAAGCCTCCCCCTGCCCTCGGCCTACGATGAGTTCACCGTCCCTTTCTCAACGGCGCTCCTGCTCTGGCTGGCCTACGGGGGTGCCCTGCTGTCTCCGACATGGTGAATCAGGGCTCCACGAACTCCCAGCCTCTCCGGTGAGTCTCTATCCCCTCGGCCTTTACTCCCAGTGACCTTATCTCCTTCTTCAGCCCCCATAGGAACTCCTCGAACTTCTCCTCATCGGTCAGAACCTCGTGGCTTTCCGGGTACTCATCGCGGAGGAGTTCCCGGAACTCCCTGCCAGAGGCGCGGAGGTTGAGCACCTCGAAGAAGTAGTAGTCAGCAAAGCCCTTTGTGTCCTCGACTATGGCGGAGACGTCCGTTATCTCGGGGATTATCGGGCTGACAAAGACGTAGGTCTTCAGGCCGGCTTCCTTCAGCTCCTTCAGTGCGCTCACCCTCGCCTCGTGGAGGGGTGTAAGGGGCTCAAAGAGCCTCTTCTCTCTCCCCGTGAAGCCGTTTATCGTCAGGCCCACCTCTATCGTCCGGAACTCTTTGAAGAGGTCGATGTCCCTCGTAACGAGGGGCGACTTGGTGAGCACTGAAAGTTCGTTCCTCTTGTCCATGTAGCGGAGAACCCGTCTTGTCAGCTTGAGCTCGGCCTCTATCGGCTGGTACGGGTCGCTCACCGTCGACATGACGACGCTCCCAGAAACATGCCTCCTTGCCAGGTCGGGTGCGTTGGTCTTGACCTCGACCCATCTCCCCCATTCCCCGTAGTCCTTCCACCGGGTCAGGAACTTTGCGTAGCAGTATTCGCATGCGAAGGCGCAGCCGACGTACTGGTTGACCGCCCACTCCACGCCCGGGATTTTCGATTTGGTGTAGATGCTCCTGGCGCGCCTCTTTATAACCCGAACCTTCATAAGGACTTTTTATCCATTCTCCTTAAAAGGTGAGCGGCATGAGGTTGAGGGTTCGCCGTCGGCCGGTCAAGTATGCAAGGCTTGAGGTGAGGCCGGACGGGACGGTCCTGGTCACCGCCCCCGATGGATTCGACGTCGATAGCCTGATTGAGAGGCACAGGGGCTGGCTAGAGGGAAAACTGGCCGAGATAGACGGCCTCCGCGAGATAGCAGAGTCGGGCTTTCCCATCAACGGCGAGTTCTACCAGGTCATTCAGGGCAGGAAGGCCAAGGTGCATACGAAGTTCAAGACGGTCTTCCTCTCACCCAGCAGGGAGGAGGTTCTCTCGTGCCTCAAGAAGCTCCTCCGGAAGGAGCTCCTCCCCATCGTGGATGAGTACTCCGAAAAGATGGGCATCCAGCCGGGAAAGGTCTACATCCGCCACCAGAAGAGCCGCTGGGGGAGCTGTTCTCCCAGGGGGAACCTGAACTTCAACATCCGCCTCATAGCGATTCCGCCCGAACTCAGGGAGTACGTTGTAATCCATGAGCTTGCCCATCTGAAGTACATGAACCACTCCAGGGCTTTCTGGGAGCTGGTGGGAAGGTTCTACCCCGACTACAAAACCGCAAGAAAGGAGCTTAAGAAGTGGTGGACGATAATCGAGCTGAACCCCCACTGGAAGTGGCTGGCTGGCGGGGTCTAGGGATGTGGCGTAGAAGGGCCAGTAACCTCCTCAAGCTCCTCGCACTGATGGCCGATGAAATTATTGTTGGTGTTTTCATTTTTCTGATACTCCCTGAAATAGGTGTGGAGATACCCCTCTGGGCGGGCTTGCTTGTGATGTCCCTTCTTTTGGTCAAGGACTTCCTGATAGCGCCCTTCGTTCTCGGCGGTGGTGCGGACAGGAGGCCGGAGATTGGCCCCGAGAGGCTGATGGGAAGAACGGCTCTGGTTGTGGAAGACCTCTCCCCCGAGGGGGTCGTTAAACTCGACGGTGAGCTCTGGAAGGCGGAATGTTTAAACGGAACCGCCAAAAGGGGCGAGGAGGTCAGGATAATCTCAGTTCAGGGCACTAAGGTTCTCGTGGAACGCCGAGAGTAGCCAGAACCCTCGCGACTTCCTCCGGGTTGTTGGTCGTGAAGGAAACAGTCCATCCCTTCTTCTGGTGTATCGTGATGCAGCCCCTGGCAGGCAGGTTGAAGTGTATCGTCCCGTAGCAGGAACTCCAGCCCTCTCCAACCCGGAAGCTCGCGATGTTCTCGATGGGAACGGTCTTCCTGACCACAAGCCCCAGGATGCCCCTAATCCGCAGCTCGCGCTCGTCTATCTCGATTTTAATCGCCATTACATCTATGAGCAGAATCACAACGCCCACCGTGGTTGCGAGCATTATCTCAACGCCCTCGTTTGCCCGATACGTCGCATAGAGGCCCGCAAACATCGCTAGTATTGGGGCCAGCATGATGATCTGAAACACCCTGCTCGTCAGTGTCTCCTCGTAGAGCGCCATTTTATCACCGGAGAAACTTCTCGGTTAGAGCTTTAAAGGTTGGCTTCCAAACCCCTCCGGTGATGGTATGGTCAGGATAATGCCAGTTGACAGGCTTAGCGACGATGAAATTAGGGAAATACTGACGAACTACAGGAAGATAGCCCTCGTTGGGGCCTCTCCAAATCCGGAGCGCGCCTCCAACGACGTCATGCGCTACCTGCTTGAGCACGGCTACGAGGTCTATCCGGTGAACCCGCGCTACGATGAAGTCCTCGGAAGAAAGTGCTATCCGAGCGTTCTCGATATCCCCGATGACGTAGAGATAGTCGACCTCTTCGTAAGGCCGGAGTTCACGATGGACTACGTCGGACAGGCGATAGAGAAGGGCGCGAAGGTCGTCTGGTTCCAGTTCAACACGTACAGCAGGGATGCCTTCAAAAAGGCCAGGGAAGCGGGCTTAATCGCGGTTGCCCACCGCTGCATAAAGCAGGAGCACGAGAGGCTTATCGGCTAACCCCTGTACCTCAGCACGTGGATGTCCCTCACCAGCCTGTGCCTCTCCTCGTGGTCGGTGTACCTCCCCAGAACCTCAAAGCCGAGCTTACCGAGCCACTTTCTGTCTTTTCTGTATATCCCCCCGCCGCTCAGCTTGTAGGCAGGGAAGACGAAGACGACCCTTCCGTTCCTCTTCAAAACATCGGCAAAGCTCTCGAAAACGGGGTAGTAAAGTCTGTCCAGCTCGTTGGCGAGCTTTATTGCCTCACCCTTAGTAGGGTTTCTCCTGAGGGGCTTTCCGAGGTAGGGTTCAGTAACTACAGCGTCGAACCGCTGGCGGAAGCACCTCTTGAGCTTCCTCGCGTCGCAGACCTCAAGGTGGGCCGAGTTCTTGAGCCGGAACTCTTTCCTGAGCCATGCAAGGTTCTTTTTGGCGTCCCGTATCCTCTCAGGGTCGCGGTCGCTACCGTAGGCGTTCAATCCCTGAAGAACGAACTCCTGGACAATGGTCCCTATGCCGCAGAATGGGTCTAGGAACGAGCCCTTTCTCACTTCCGTCAGGTTCACCATTATCCTCGCGAGCCTGGGCGGAATAGAGAGGATGGGTCTCTGAACCGGCCTCTCCACATCGAGCTTCTTCAGCTCGAAGGGGTCGGCAACCTTAACAGTCTCACCGACCCAGAAGCTCCCATCCTTGGGAAAAAGGAAGACGAAGTCCCTGGTTTCGGGGAAGCCCTTGAGGATGAGTTCCGCCGGCATTGCGTAGGTCTTAGCAGGCTTGAAGAACTTTGAAGGCCCTTCCGCCTTGAACTTCCTCTTTATCGCACTCCCCAGCTTCCGCCAGAGCTTCCAGTCGCTCTCACCGTAGAGGCTGACCGTGAAGAGCCTCGCGTATTCGAGGTCGCCTATCGCGTCCTCCCCTTCGCCAACAATTCTCACGAGCTTCAGAGAGCCGCCGAGCCAGTGGAAGTATCTCTCGACCTTCGGGCTTGAGTCAAATACCATCCAGTCACGGTCTGCCCCGATAATATTCACTTTCAGGTTAAACCTTTTCGCAAACGCATGAAACTCTGCCTCACTCAGACGGGGATTTTTTCCGAATATCACAGCGTACATAGTCGTTCACTCCACACCGGTTCTTAAAAACGTTCCGAGGGTTAGATTAATAAGAAGAAGCGCGTAATATGTTAAATAGGAGTTTAGGTAAAATCTACAATCCTGCGGGGGATATGTCGTATGATTGCCAAAGAGGTGCTGGCATCCGTTGAGGTAATTCCAGACCCCTATATAAAATCTGCAACATATGCTAAAATTGGTGAGAGATTAGCCAAGGCCAGGAACAACCTGTACAGAACCGCATTTCTCCGTGCCGTTGAGACCGCCAAGGAGATAGAGGATCCCGTGACGATGTTCCGCGCCCTGCTGTCCGTTGGTTATTCCATGGGGAAAGCAGGACTTAAATCGGCGAAAAGGATATATCTGGGGGTTCTGGAGGACTCCAAGATACTTCCAGCGCCCCAGCGGGACATGCTCATGCAGAGCGCCGCGGCGTACATGCTGGCCCTTGGAGATGTAAACGAAGCCATAACCTATGCCTTGGAGATAGAGAACCGCGGGGCCAGGAACGAGATGCTTCTCCAAATCCTCCGCACGAACACACGCATGATCGGAAAGGAGCGCCTGAAGGTGGCCTACAGGCTCAGGAAGAGCAAGCTCATTGTGGACTACATCGACTCCGAGCCCCACCGCTCCAAGGCAATGCTGGAGCTTATAAAGGCCTACCTCTTCCTGGAGAGCTACGAAAACGCCATATCTCTCCTCAGAGAAATAGGCATCAGGGACTGGGCCAGACAGGCCTTTAAGGAAGTTGCCTTCTACCTGAAGGAAAAGGAGGTTCTCGGGCACTACATAGACACGCTTGAGGCAGTGGCCAACGACCTCATAGAGAAGTTTGGAAATGACTTCACGGTGGAGCTTGCTTTTGTCTTTGCCCTCAGCGGTGAAGGCACGCCTGCCCTCGACCTTATCAGGCGTCTCGACAACAGGGAGACAATACTGGTGGAGATGGCCCTGGAGCTCCTTGAGAGGGATCATGACGTTCTCCCGAACTTCATCTCGGCCATGAACGAGGAGGAGGTGGCCCTTGCCGGAAAGGCCGTGATGAACAAAATCCTTGAGAAGCCCGAAAAAGGCAGCTGGGCAATTGTACGGGCCATAGGGAACGGCACAACCAGTGAGGAAGTCTGGGCTAAAATCGCCCGCTACTACGTTATCAGGGGCGAGCTGGAGGGGGCAATGAAGATAGGGAACCTGATTCGGAATGAGCGGTTACGTTCGATAATAATGGCCGATGTCGCCCACCACCTCGTTAAGAGGGGGGAGGTCGAGAAGGCTATAGACGCTGCGCTTGAAGTCAGAAACCCGAGGTTCTCCTCGATTCTCGTCTCGGAGATACTCATTAAGGCCCTGGAACAGGAGCTTCCGGGGAGGGTCAGGTCATGGAACGGCTCAAGGCACTGATAGGCAGAAAAGAGAACCGGGTCGATTTCGTCAGTTACCTCATCACCATCCTTCTGACGAACAAGGAACTGTACTCCGATGAGGTGCTCTTCAGAGACGCGGTTGAAGAGATATACAGAACCCTCCGCACGGAGGTCTTGGAGAAGAACAGAAAAGACCTCATAGATGCGTATGAAACAGCCGTTCTCCTCAGAGTCACTGTTTCCGGTTCCCTGGACTCCCCGGACAAACTTCTGCTGGAAATCAAGAAAAACCTCACCAGGTGGGGCTGATGCTGTTTGAGGTTAAGGTTCCTACGGAGGAGAAGTTTCAGATCGTTGACATAACCGACGAGATCCAGCACCTGGTGTGGAAGAGCGACGTTACCAGCGGCATCGCGGTCGTTTTTACCTCCCACACCACGACGGGACTGGTGATAAACGAGAACGAGGGCGGATTGCTGGAGGACATTAGGGCAAAGATGAAGGAGCTTGTTCCCAGAGGAGCGGGTTATGTCCACGACCGCATAGACAGCAACGCCCACTCACACCTCAGGGCGGCCCTCTTTCTGAATCCCGAGGTCGTCGTCCCGATAGAGAACGGAGAGCTGCTCCTCGGAACCTGGCAGAGAATCCTCTTTATCGAGCTTGACGGGCCGAGGCACAGGAAGGTTCTGGTGAAGATCTGCAGGTGCTAGACGTACTGGGCGTAATATGCCAGCCTCCTGATCAGCTCGTTGAATCCCTCGTACGTGACCAGGGAGAGGGGTATCGCGTCCTGTTCAAGGCGCTTCTTTATTGTCCGCCTTATCTCTTCCACCCTCTCCGGTGGGACAAGGTCTATCTTGTTGATCACAACGATTATTGGCTTCTCGTAGCGGAACTTGAGCATGTGGTGGAGCTTTTCCATGCCCCTGTGCAGGCCGACGGTGGCGTCGACCATATGGATGACTATATCCGAGGAGACTATCTCGTTGATTATCTCCCGGAACTTCTCCTCGCTCAGAACCTTGCCCCTCAGCTCCCTCTGGGGGTCAAAGAGACCGGCGGTGTCTATGAGCACGAACTCATCGGCTCCCCCGAGGGGGTTCTTCATGCTCTTCGGTATCTTGAGCTTTCCAAAGCGCCGTCTTATCGTCCCCTTGGTCGTTCCGGGGAGGTTCTCCACCTCCGATATTTTACCTCCTATGAGGGCGTTCATGAGCGTTGACTTGCCGACGTTCTCGGCACCTATAATCGCAACCTTTATCATACCCTCACCCCACAGATATTTACAAGGCTGGCCTATAAAGGTGATGAGCATGCCCAAGCGGGTCAAACTCGGTCATCATTATTATTACATTGTTACGGTTGATGAGCTGAATTCCGGCGGTTTTCGCGGTAAGAACGTCGTCATCGAGGGCACCATAGAGGACAAACCCCTGGTGGAGTTCCTCCCCATGGAGTTACCTGGTTACAGGACGACCTTTAAAGTTTCCGGCCTCAGGGTGGAGTTCTCGGGAAGCCCCTGCCTGGGGAAGGGCGAGTGGGTGAAGGTCTATGGCAGATTCCTCGGTGACTGCATAATGGCCAGCGCCATCGAAACAGAGAAGGCCGTTTTCACGACGGAGGAGTGAAAATGTCCCTTTTAGACCTTTTTATCGAGGCAGGAAACCTGAAAAGACTCCCCAGAACCGGCTGGCTCCTCAGGGGCGTTTCAAGCCCGGAGAGCATAGCGGACCACAGCTACCGCGTCGCCCTCATCACGCTCTTCCTGGCCGACGAGCTGAGGGCGAAGGGTATTGAGATAGACGCTGAACGGGCACTCAGGATAGCGGTTCTCCACGACCTCGCCGAGGCGAGGATCACCGACGTACCCCTAACGGCTCAGTACTACCTCGACAAGGGCAGGGCCGAGAAGAAGGCCGCGATGGAGCTTTTCATCAAGACATCGAATCCAAGGGAGTACTTCAGGCTCTGGCGCGAGTACGAGGAGGGATTGAGCCCCGAGGGCAGGCTCGTAAAGTTCGCCGACAAGCTGGAGATGCTGATTCAGGCACTCGAATACGAAAGGGCCGGCTTCAAAGACCTCGACGAGTTCTGGAGCGCCCTTGACTCCATCAGGGAGAGCGAGTTCTACGGACACTTCCGGGAGCTCGTTGAAGAGCTGGCTGAAATGAGAAAGGAACTGTCGCGGGCATCACGTTGAGCCGTGATGCTGCCTCAGCTTATCCTTTATTTCCACAGGCAGGTTCTCGTACACTTCCATCAGGGCTTCGAGGAGCTCCACCAGATCTTTTGCTGTCAGTGTCGTCGTCTTTGGCCCCAGCTCAAGAACCAGCGCCTCGTACTCCTCCGGAGGGACTTCCTCCAGCTCGTCGAGGTGCTCGTTTTTCCGCGGTATCAGGTTGACCTCCCCGACCTGCCTCGATGAGGGGATATCGAGTTCCCCCTCCGGAATCTGGGTTTCCCCCGGGCAGTCGAGCCTCTCCACGAGTATCTTGATGTCAACAACCGGCGTTCCGTCCATCGCGTCTATCCAGTCTATGTAGAGCCTGTTTCCCTCTATGCGGTTTATCCTCACCGCGTATATGGCCAGGGGGTTGGGCCTGACCGGCGAGCGCGTGGCGAAAACTCCCCTGAGAGGGTTCTCTGGGTTGTTGTAGGGATGAACCTTCAGAATGCTCCTCC
This is a stretch of genomic DNA from Thermococcus sp.. It encodes these proteins:
- a CDS encoding ABC transporter ATP-binding protein, with the protein product MVEVKLDGITKRFGNFEAVKDLTLTIKDGEFLVLLGPSGCGKTTTLRMISGLETPTEGRIYFGDRDVTYLPPKDRNISMVFQSYAVWPHMKVFDNIAFPLKVKKYPEDEIKRRVKWAAELLQIEELLDRYPGQLSGGQRQRVAVARAIVVEPDVLLMDEPLSNLDAKLRVAMRAEIKKLQTKLNVTTIYVTHDQVEAMTMGDRIAVMNQGRLLQVGPPTEVYLKPNSVFVATFIGAPEMNLLDASLVESGGIVLEGDGFRIPLPEDFRDILLDYLGKDVLVGIRPEHMTVKGVSTLEHVTRSVEIDGVVDFIEALGTDTIVHAKVGGNIIKIKLPGHIPLPIGEKIKIEIDLDNLHIFDKATEKAII
- a CDS encoding CoA-binding protein — translated: MVRIMPVDRLSDDEIREILTNYRKIALVGASPNPERASNDVMRYLLEHGYEVYPVNPRYDEVLGRKCYPSVLDIPDDVEIVDLFVRPEFTMDYVGQAIEKGAKVVWFQFNTYSRDAFKKAREAGLIAVAHRCIKQEHERLIG
- a CDS encoding TRM11 family methyltransferase, which encodes MYAVIFGKNPRLSEAEFHAFAKRFNLKVNIIGADRDWMVFDSSPKVERYFHWLGGSLKLVRIVGEGEDAIGDLEYARLFTVSLYGESDWKLWRKLGSAIKRKFKAEGPSKFFKPAKTYAMPAELILKGFPETRDFVFLFPKDGSFWVGETVKVADPFELKKLDVERPVQRPILSIPPRLARIMVNLTEVRKGSFLDPFCGIGTIVQEFVLQGLNAYGSDRDPERIRDAKKNLAWLRKEFRLKNSAHLEVCDARKLKRCFRQRFDAVVTEPYLGKPLRRNPTKGEAIKLANELDRLYYPVFESFADVLKRNGRVVFVFPAYKLSGGGIYRKDRKWLGKLGFEVLGRYTDHEERHRLVRDIHVLRYRG
- a CDS encoding TrmB family transcriptional regulator, whose amino-acid sequence is MEEKEIKSLLKELGLNEYEVRAYLTLIRNGPLTAGELATLSKVPQPRIYDVIRTLMAKGFVTTSQGRPKQVIPLSPDSVMDAIKRRYDEKIETLKAALEKLYTPRGEIGSVTVVKSRITLEEYIRRAIKNSRFHLSIAVPMELLDRLKDDLGVKRDSVRINLFVYGEGEVSPIATEIRMREVPDPIIIIQDRDMGIYLPYEALTAGSSLHGYGLVIHDNNLLFMLDRYFYHALWPTGRVVYREERALRLPREYIHIRELVSDLRRFSIQNAKVEVFGRFVRSGEPVHLVGRIVEFYEDEGKVISNITVETEDGERHVVGGWNASLEDIEAERIILFE
- a CDS encoding diacylglycerol/polyprenol kinase family protein, with translation MNRVPRRELVRKGWHVLPGILGAPIIVFTPKWVTLVVVWFFASLYTLQHLKLLRGWNLTVPIADLSYRTMAREDEADNYLGSFLFWVTAGIICTVFPKIAALSALWVSTFGDCCNAIAGQLLGGPRIPWNQRKTLIGSIVMLAVSLIALRASHWVLNLDASPALLVGIGLVATFLESLPLPSAYDEFTVPFSTALLLWLAYGGALLSPTW
- a CDS encoding NfeD family protein; its protein translation is MWRRRASNLLKLLALMADEIIVGVFIFLILPEIGVEIPLWAGLLVMSLLLVKDFLIAPFVLGGGADRRPEIGPERLMGRTALVVEDLSPEGVVKLDGELWKAECLNGTAKRGEEVRIISVQGTKVLVERRE
- a CDS encoding M48 family metallopeptidase; the protein is MRLRVRRRPVKYARLEVRPDGTVLVTAPDGFDVDSLIERHRGWLEGKLAEIDGLREIAESGFPINGEFYQVIQGRKAKVHTKFKTVFLSPSREEVLSCLKKLLRKELLPIVDEYSEKMGIQPGKVYIRHQKSRWGSCSPRGNLNFNIRLIAIPPELREYVVIHELAHLKYMNHSRAFWELVGRFYPDYKTARKELKKWWTIIELNPHWKWLAGGV
- a CDS encoding prenyltransferase encodes the protein MIAKEVLASVEVIPDPYIKSATYAKIGERLAKARNNLYRTAFLRAVETAKEIEDPVTMFRALLSVGYSMGKAGLKSAKRIYLGVLEDSKILPAPQRDMLMQSAAAYMLALGDVNEAITYALEIENRGARNEMLLQILRTNTRMIGKERLKVAYRLRKSKLIVDYIDSEPHRSKAMLELIKAYLFLESYENAISLLREIGIRDWARQAFKEVAFYLKEKEVLGHYIDTLEAVANDLIEKFGNDFTVELAFVFALSGEGTPALDLIRRLDNRETILVEMALELLERDHDVLPNFISAMNEEEVALAGKAVMNKILEKPEKGSWAIVRAIGNGTTSEEVWAKIARYYVIRGELEGAMKIGNLIRNERLRSIIMADVAHHLVKRGEVEKAIDAALEVRNPRFSSILVSEILIKALEQELPGRVRSWNGSRH
- a CDS encoding glycerate kinase codes for the protein MDARTAALDIMRAAIESSDPYRAVRRGINFDGNRLTVSGEEFPLSGKVYLLAFGKAACSMARAVADLLGERIEEGVIITKYGYAENCPRTERLRIIEAGHPVPDENSLLGGKLGLKLAGKVGEDDVLLVLISGGGSALFLLPERGITLEDKIRTNELLLKSGAKIYEINTVRKHISAVKGGKLAKRVRGTVISLILSDVVGDPLEAIASGPTVKDPTTFRDAFRILELYGVWEKLPESVKRHIELGLKGKAEETLKEDLPNVHNFIVGSGRMACEAALAKARELGYNALLLTTTLEGEAREVALAVGSIVQEVARYDRPVPKPAVLIAGGEWTVTIEGEAGLGGPNQEFALSVARKIAGLNAVVLAVDTDGTDGPTDAAGGIVDGKTLEELKKAGIDVEEALKRHDAYRALERVGALLKTGPTGTNVNSLVIAVIRDPATLSGNTES
- a CDS encoding secondary thiamine-phosphate synthase enzyme YjbQ, which codes for MLFEVKVPTEEKFQIVDITDEIQHLVWKSDVTSGIAVVFTSHTTTGLVINENEGGLLEDIRAKMKELVPRGAGYVHDRIDSNAHSHLRAALFLNPEVVVPIENGELLLGTWQRILFIELDGPRHRKVLVKICRC
- a CDS encoding radical SAM protein, with translation MKVRVIKRRARSIYTKSKIPGVEWAVNQYVGCAFACEYCYAKFLTRWKDYGEWGRWVEVKTNAPDLARRHVSGSVVMSTVSDPYQPIEAELKLTRRVLRYMDKRNELSVLTKSPLVTRDIDLFKEFRTIEVGLTINGFTGREKRLFEPLTPLHEARVSALKELKEAGLKTYVFVSPIIPEITDVSAIVEDTKGFADYYFFEVLNLRASGREFRELLRDEYPESHEVLTDEEKFEEFLWGLKKEIRSLGVKAEGIETHRRGWEFVEP